The segment GAATTTCAGGACGATTTCCCATCGATCGGCGACGATTTCGCCGTGCGGATCGCGCACGAATCGGTTCCGATCGGCGAAGAGAAACAGGCTCGCCGCGATCACGCAGACGGCTCCGCCGACCGGCCAACGCCATGGATCCGAGAGCCGCTGAGCCGCGAAAACCCCGCTCGCTGCGAGGATCAGGGCGAGGAGAAGCGCGGCCGGTGCCTTCAGTCCGGGCTCATTGTGCCGGACGTTCCGCAGGATGAACCAGGCGGCTAATGCGAGCGCAAAGGTTGCGACCGCGAACGCGCCGACCGTGGGTGCGTGTGGGTGGTGCAATGCTTCGCGCAGGACCACAGATGGCGCAGGAATCTTGAGGGTCGCGATCATCGGCTCATGGCACATGAAGACGCGGCACTGTGGGCGTCGAGGGCCGGCATCTACTGAAAAATCAGTAGGCGCATCTGGCCGCCCGTTCAGAGTGACTTACGAAATCTCCGACGCCTTACGAACTCGTAAGGGTACAGCGTCTTGGCAGAATCAGGGGCGGGTGACGTTCGGTAACTAGGCCGGCTGATCGCAGCCAGCGGCGCTCGAACGATGATCCGGGAATACTGGAATCGCAGTAGGACGGCTCCGGCGAATTCAGCAGACCCGCGCGATTGAGTTTAGGCGCGTCCGCGAGCGACTTTTGCGGCATGATCACGGTCGGAGTCATCCGCAACGGTGCAACCTACCTTTCGCAGCACCTGAACAAAAACGATTACTGGACCGAGGGGGAGAAGGAGGTCCAGGGCGAATGGATCGGGCACGGCGCGACGTTGCTCGGCCTGGAAGGCGGCGTGCAGGAGAAACCGTTCGAGGCGCTTCGACGCAATCGGGATCCACGGACGGGGAAGCGGCTCACCGCCCGCGAGGACACGCAACGGGTCGCGTTCTTCGACGTGCAATTGTCGGCGCCCAAGGACGTGAGCGTGCTCGCGATGCTCGGCAACGACGAACGGATCGATGCCGCCTTCCGGGAGGCGGTCAAAATCGCGCTCGAAGAGATGGAGCGATTCGCAGCCGTGCGGGAGCGGCGCGGGGACGCGCGAGCCAGCGAAGCGTTCCGGCTGACCGGAAATTTCGCCGGCGCGCTGTTCTTCCACAACACGAGCCGCGATCTCGATCCGCAGTTGCACGCGCATGCCGTCTTCGCGAATGCCACCTGGGATGCGGAGCGCGGCGGGTGGTATGCCCTGCAACCCGCCGAGATGCTCCGCGCCTCCGGCTATCTCCGGCAGGTCCTTTATCGTGAGCTGGCCGCCCGGCTGCGCGGACTCGGGTATGAGCCGTATGACATGAACGCGAATGGGTTTTCGATTCGCGGGGTTGAACACCTGCGCGAGCGTTTTTCGAAACGCACACGGCGCGTGCAGCAGCTGGCGGACGAGTTCGCGCAGAAGAAGGGTCGCCGGCCGACAAACAGTGAATTGAGAATTCTCGTGCGGGAGTCGCGGGCGGACAAGCTGACGAACGTCAGCACGGCGGAGGTTCGCGCACGCCAGCGGGCCGAATTGAGTGGCGAGGAAGCGCAGGCGCTCGCTGGGTTGGTGACCGCCGCGCGCGGTCGAGCGCCGCGGCGGCAATGGTCGCAAGGCCAGACGCTGGCCGTCCTGGAGGCCGCGCTGCGCCACGTTTACGAGCGCAGCAGCGTCGTTCGCGAAGGCGAGATCCTGAACGCGGCGCTCGATCTCCACCCCGACTTCTATCGCTGGCGGGAGCTACGCCAGGCGCTCGAACAGCATCCGGAGGCGATTCGCCGCGACGGCGAAATGAGCCTGCGACCGATCCGACTCGAAGAAGCGGCCACGGTCCGGCGGGTCATGGAGGGGCGGAACACGCGGTTCCCGCTCGGCACGGCGTCGCATCTGCCGGAACGACTGACGCGCGGACAATTGGCCGCCGCGCGGGCACTGCTCGCCAGCAAGGATTTCGTGAGCGTCTTGATTGGCGACGCCGGCACCGGCAAGACGACCGTCCTAAGCGCCATCGAAGCGGCGCACCGGCAGGCCGGCGGCCAGCCGTTCCTGCCACTGGCGCCGACGACCCGCGCGCGGGAAGCGCTGGTGAGCGCCGGATTCGAGCACGCGGACACGGTCCAGCGTTTCCTCGTGAGCGAGGTCTTGCAGGCGCAGTCGGCGCGACGCGTGGTTCTCGTCGACGAGGCGGGACTTTTGTCGACGCAGCAATTGGACGGGCTCACCCGGCTCGCCGGGGAGCAGCGGGCGCGTCTGCTCCTGGTGGGGGATACGAAACAGCACTACAGCGTCCAGCGCGGCGATGCCCTGCGCAATGTGATCAAACACTCCGGCGTGCCGGTGGTCCGGCTGTCGGAGGTCCTGCGCCAGCGCGGCGAGACCGACCGGCAATTCAGCCGCATGCTGGCGTCGGGAGAGGTGATGGAGGCGTTCCACTATGCCGCCCGCCGCGGACTGATTCGCGAGTTGGGTGACGACGAAGCCCTGTTCACCCAGGCCGCCGAGCACTACGCGAGCAATCTCGCGCAGCGGGTCGAGACGCTGGTCGTCATCCCCTTCTGGGACGAAATCGAACGCTTCAACGTGCATGCGCGCGCCGCGCTGCGTCGCCGCGGACTGCTCGGCGAGGTGGAGGTGGTGCGCGAGGCGGTGAAGCCGGTCGGGTGGAGCGAAGAACAGAAGACGCACTGGGACCAATACCGGATCGGCGACCGATTGCTCTTCGTCCGGGATACGCGGTTCTTCAAGCGGGGCACAGCCGCCGAGGTGACAGCCATCCTGCCTGACGGGCTCCAGGTCACCGGGGCCAAGGGGCGTTTCGCGAAAATCACCCGCAAGCAGCGCGGAACCTTCGACGTCGGCCGTCCGCAGATGTTGCCGGTCGCGGTGGGGGACCGGCTCCTGATCCGCGGCCGTGAGGACGACCAGGAATTCGCAAACGGCGACTTCAAGGACGTGGCGCAGGTCGACCCCGTCAAGAACGAGATCCTGCTAACCGACGGAACGAAGCTGCCGGCGGAGTTTCGGGCGTGGACCTATGGCCATGCGCTCACGTCTTATCGATCGCAGGGCAGCACGGCCGAAGAATCGCTGCTCGTCCTCGGCGAGGTGGCGGAACGCGCCCTCATGCGCCGGCAGTTCTACGTCGGCAACACCCGCTACCGGGGCGCGCATCGGATTTACGTCTCGCACCGCGAGGCGATCTTGAACCGGCTCGCGCACTCCGATTCGGGTCGGGAACTGGCGACGGAATTTATCCAACGGCACCGGCTCACGCGGGCAGAGCAAATCGCGATGCGGCCGCTGTGGCGAATGGGCGACCGCGTGCGGCACATCTGGCGATCGGTCAGAGCGCACGTGGAAGAACTGCGTGAGGCGATGCATGAGAGAAGGGAGATCTGACCATGGAGCAACCTGCCTTCAAAAAACCACGGCAGCATTTCGACACGTCACCGCGACCGGTTCACGTGACGTTTGACGACGGAAAAAACCAGAGTCGGAATTTTCCGTGGGAACACTACATCGAGGGCCGCTGGGACTATAGCACAGAACCGGATACGTTGAAGATCGAGCTGGGCGACTGGGTGATTGTCATTACCGGCCACAATCTCCGGCCGCTCTATCTCGCCATCGAGGAGCGGACACTCATGCGGCTTCGAGCGCAGCCCGAACTCGCCGAGAGAATGGAGCGCGAGGCGGAGAGCTTCGCGACGGAAATTCACTTCCACAAAGCCACCGGAAAGGTTGGAAAGAGGAACGGGCAGACGGAGCTGGAACTCGGACAGGAGTAATGCGAATCGGCGCGACGATTCCACGAGAGAAAAATCTGCGCGACGTTTTACCGATGGAGAGACGCGGCGTAACTCGCCTACTGAAATTTCAGTAGATGCGCGTTCTTGAAGATGCGCGACGCTTCCCTCTTTTGACGGCCCGACGCGATTGAGTCCGTCGCCGATGCGAAGGAGTCAAGGGCGCGGGGAACGGCCCCCAGGCAAACGCCGGCAAGGAGAAATCAAAATGACAACGCTACTGATCGTGATGCCCTGGGCGGCATCGCTGTGCGGCGCGGTGATGATCGGAAAAGCACTGCGCCTTTGGGAAGTCCAGCCGCGAGGCGGCGAGAATCGGCGCCAGCTGTGGGTGCTGGCGGTCGCGGCGCTCGCGTTTCCGTCGCTCGCGCAGGCCCAGGCGGCGGATCTGCAGACCGCCGTGGAGTCGGGCAACGCGGTCATCATGTATCTCAGCGGAACGCTGGCCGCAGTCGGGATCATCGCCGCGGGAATCGCGATGATGATGGGCCGTCACGCCATCGCGAAATGGTCATTCGCCGGAGCGATGGTCAGTGGGCTGGCGTTCGCGATCGTCCGGACGATGTGGACCAACTTTGGGCTCACCGCGCCGGAAGTTGGGGCGTTCACCCCGTGAAAGTTGGTCGACACCTACATTGAGCCATGGACCGCACGCTTCCCAACGAGCACGATGCCAACCAGGGCGCCCAGTCGAAGGGCGAGTTCCTTGGCATGACCGGCAACTCGGGCTGGTATCTGCTCGGGTCGGCGGGGGCGTCGATCCTCATTGTCATCCTCTGCTGGGGCATTTTTGGGATATCGCTGCTTCTCTGTCTCTTTGTCGGCGTCGTGCTCTGCCTGCTTTCGGTCGCGTATGTGTTCACGCTCAAGAACAACAAGCCCGAGCACTACGACACCGACTTCTTCGAGTCGGTGCTGATCGAATCCGGGTTGCTGGAGCTGGCCTTTGGACCGCGGGCGCACCGCCCGGCGAATCCCTTCACGGGGAGCGCCGGGCCGGGAGCAGAACAGTCCGACGCGCACCGAAAACGCGCCGTCGAGGAACCGCGGGTGCGCAGGACCCGTGTCCCCGCGACCGGCAAGCCGGGGAAACAACGTACCGTTCAGGGCAGCGCGACGCCGAAAGGGCCCGCGGAGGAACCGGTGGTGAGATTGTCCAGTTACGAACGACTCCGTCAGGAGCTGGAAACAACGGAAGAGCTGCTGGAAGACGCGCTCGCCGAGCAAGGGGAGACTTGAACATGCGACTCGAACCGGTGGATGGCTACTTCGGCGAAGACGTCATCGTTTTCGAGGGCGTACCCGGCGGATTCATCGCGGCGGGATTCGACGTGACCGCGCCGGATTTGGAGAATGCCGATCCGGTTCATCACAACGCGCTCGAGTCGGATTTGATCGCGCTGCTCGCGGTGCTGAAGCCGGGCCAGCGGCTCCAGGTCCAGTGGGGCAACAATGGAGACTTCCGCCGGCCCTTGCTCGCTTACCGCAAGAACACGGTCGAGCTGGCGAAGAATCCGTGGACGGAACGGGTCCGAAACGAGGTTTTCGTGCGCGGTTGGAAGAAGGCCGATTCCGCCCTG is part of the Opitutus terrae PB90-1 genome and harbors:
- the mobF gene encoding MobF family relaxase, coding for MITVGVIRNGATYLSQHLNKNDYWTEGEKEVQGEWIGHGATLLGLEGGVQEKPFEALRRNRDPRTGKRLTAREDTQRVAFFDVQLSAPKDVSVLAMLGNDERIDAAFREAVKIALEEMERFAAVRERRGDARASEAFRLTGNFAGALFFHNTSRDLDPQLHAHAVFANATWDAERGGWYALQPAEMLRASGYLRQVLYRELAARLRGLGYEPYDMNANGFSIRGVEHLRERFSKRTRRVQQLADEFAQKKGRRPTNSELRILVRESRADKLTNVSTAEVRARQRAELSGEEAQALAGLVTAARGRAPRRQWSQGQTLAVLEAALRHVYERSSVVREGEILNAALDLHPDFYRWRELRQALEQHPEAIRRDGEMSLRPIRLEEAATVRRVMEGRNTRFPLGTASHLPERLTRGQLAAARALLASKDFVSVLIGDAGTGKTTVLSAIEAAHRQAGGQPFLPLAPTTRAREALVSAGFEHADTVQRFLVSEVLQAQSARRVVLVDEAGLLSTQQLDGLTRLAGEQRARLLLVGDTKQHYSVQRGDALRNVIKHSGVPVVRLSEVLRQRGETDRQFSRMLASGEVMEAFHYAARRGLIRELGDDEALFTQAAEHYASNLAQRVETLVVIPFWDEIERFNVHARAALRRRGLLGEVEVVREAVKPVGWSEEQKTHWDQYRIGDRLLFVRDTRFFKRGTAAEVTAILPDGLQVTGAKGRFAKITRKQRGTFDVGRPQMLPVAVGDRLLIRGREDDQEFANGDFKDVAQVDPVKNEILLTDGTKLPAEFRAWTYGHALTSYRSQGSTAEESLLVLGEVAERALMRRQFYVGNTRYRGAHRIYVSHREAILNRLAHSDSGRELATEFIQRHRLTRAEQIAMRPLWRMGDRVRHIWRSVRAHVEELREAMHERREI
- a CDS encoding DUF4133 domain-containing protein, whose translation is MDRTLPNEHDANQGAQSKGEFLGMTGNSGWYLLGSAGASILIVILCWGIFGISLLLCLFVGVVLCLLSVAYVFTLKNNKPEHYDTDFFESVLIESGLLELAFGPRAHRPANPFTGSAGPGAEQSDAHRKRAVEEPRVRRTRVPATGKPGKQRTVQGSATPKGPAEEPVVRLSSYERLRQELETTEELLEDALAEQGET